The DNA region GTGCAGCCGCGACAATCGGCTGGTTGGCCGCCGGGAACTCGTAGTTCAGCAGATCGCGGGGCGCGACCCATTCCAACGGCTGGCCTTCGGCGCCGTGCGGTTCGCCGGTAAAGGCCGACACTTCCCAAACGTCCAGCAACACTTGCTTGTCCGGGTAATCGTGCCGGACCTTGATCAGCGGGCGAGCCGCGTTGACCACAATGCCCAACTCTTCATGGAGTTCGCGAGCCAGGGCGGTTTCGACGGATTCGTCGGCCTCGACCTTGCCACCGGGGAATTCCCACAGGCCACCCTGATGCTGAGTGTCGGCACGGCGGGCAATGAGGATCTTGCCACTGCCATCGCGGATGACAGCGGCGGCTACGTGTACTCGCTTCACTGCCCGACCTCCTCCAGACCCGCCTTCTGCCACGCCTTGAAGGCGGGCCATTGGTAGATGGTTTCGACGTAGGCCGCGTCCGCTGCGGGCAGCCTCACCTGATAGGTGCGCAGGCGCACGGCGATCGGTGCGAAGAAGGCATCCGCCAGGGTCGCGCCGCCGAACAGGAATGGACCGGTTTCGGTGGCGGCGGCGCGGCACTCGGCCCACAACGCCAACATACGTTCAATGTCGGCCTGGACGTCAGCCGGTGTCGGCGACAGCGCAGCGTCGTGGCTCAGGTCGAATGGCATGTTGCCGCGCATGGCGAAGAAACCGCTGTGCATCTGCGCGCACGCCGAACGCGCTTGGGCGCGGGCGGCGGTGTCTTTGGGCCAGAGGCCGGCGTCGGGGAACTGCTCTGCCAGATACTCGGCAATCGCCAGGGAATCGGCGATGGTGCCGTGTTCGGTTTTCAACAGCGGGACTTTCCCGGTCGGCGAGTGCTTGAGCAGACGCTCACGCGTATCCGGCTGGTTCAACTTGATCAGTTCTTCGGTGTAAGGGGCGCCAGCCAGGTCGAGGGCCAACGCGCCGCGCAGGGACCAGGAGGAAATCAGTTTGTCGCCGATGATCAGGTGAAGGCTCATGTTCGGGACCTTTTGATGGAGGAAACAGGCCAGTCTATTTAGTGACTGAGAGACCGCTTTCGCGAGCAAGCCCGCTCCCACATTAGATTTGTGTACACCTCAAACCAATGTGGGAGCGGGCTTGCTCGCGAAGGGAGCGACTCGGTCCTGACTTTGGTTACGTGCGGTATTCGGCGTTGATTTTCACGTATTCGTGGGACAGGTCGGTGGTCCAGATGGTTTCGCTGCAATCACCGCGACCCAGCTCGATACGGATCGTGATTTCTTCCTGCTGCATCACGGCCGCGCCCTGGGCTTCGGTGTAGGTCGATGCACGAGCGCCACGGCTGGCGATACAGACATCACCGAGGAACACGTCGATCTTGCTCACGTCCAGGTTCGGTACGCCGGCACGGCCGACGGCGGCCAGAATGCGGCCCCAGTTCGGATCGGAGGCGAACAGTGCGGTCTTGATCAGCGGCGAGTGAGCCACGGTGTAACCGACGTCCAGGCATTCCTGGTGATTGCCGCCGCCGTTGACTTCAACGGTCACAAACTTGGTCGCGCCTTCGCCGTCACGAACGATGGCCTGGGCCACGTCCATGCACACTTCGAACACGGCCTGTTTCAGCTTGGCGAACAACTCGCCTTCGGCGCGGGTGATTTCCGGCAGTGCAGCCTGACCGGTGGCGATCAGCATGCAGCAGTCGTTGGTCGAGGTGTCGCCGTCGATGGTGATGCGGTTGAACGATTTGTTGGCACCGTCCAGCAGCAGGTTTTGCAGCACGTCGCGGGAGACTTTGGCGTCGGTGGCGATGTAGCCGAGCATGGTCGCCATGTTCGGGCGGATCATGCCCGCGCCTTTGCTGATACCGGTGACTGTGATGGTCACGCCGTCATGCTGGAACTGGCGGCTGGCACCTTTTGGCAGGGTGTCGGTGGTCATGATGCCGGTGGCGGCAGCTTCCCAGTTGTTGACCGACAGGTCGTCAAGGGCGGCTTGCAGTGCCCCTTCGATTTTCTCGACCGGCAGCGGCTCGCCGATCACACCGGTGGAGTACGGCAGCACCAGGCTGGCGTCGACGCCGGTCAGCTCAGCCAGTTTGGCGCACGTGCGCTCGGCGGCGGCAAGGCCTGGTTCGCCAGTGCCGGCGTTGGCATTGCCGGTATTGGTCAACAGGTAACGCACCGGACCTTGCACACGCTGCTTGGCCAGGATCACGGGAGCCGCGCAAAAAGCGTTCAGGGTGAACACGCCAGCGACCGTGGAACCTTCGGCACAGCGCATGACCACAACATCCTTGCGCCCCGGGCGCTTGATGCCAGCCGAGGCGATACCGAGTTCAAAACCGGCAACCGGGTGCAACGTTGGCAAAGGACCAAGAC from Pseudomonas sp. ACM7 includes:
- a CDS encoding glutathione S-transferase family protein — its product is MSLHLIIGDKLISSWSLRGALALDLAGAPYTEELIKLNQPDTRERLLKHSPTGKVPLLKTEHGTIADSLAIAEYLAEQFPDAGLWPKDTAARAQARSACAQMHSGFFAMRGNMPFDLSHDAALSPTPADVQADIERMLALWAECRAAATETGPFLFGGATLADAFFAPIAVRLRTYQVRLPAADAAYVETIYQWPAFKAWQKAGLEEVGQ
- the argJ gene encoding bifunctional glutamate N-acetyltransferase/amino-acid acetyltransferase ArgJ — translated: MAVGLGPLPTLHPVAGFELGIASAGIKRPGRKDVVVMRCAEGSTVAGVFTLNAFCAAPVILAKQRVQGPVRYLLTNTGNANAGTGEPGLAAAERTCAKLAELTGVDASLVLPYSTGVIGEPLPVEKIEGALQAALDDLSVNNWEAAATGIMTTDTLPKGASRQFQHDGVTITVTGISKGAGMIRPNMATMLGYIATDAKVSRDVLQNLLLDGANKSFNRITIDGDTSTNDCCMLIATGQAALPEITRAEGELFAKLKQAVFEVCMDVAQAIVRDGEGATKFVTVEVNGGGNHQECLDVGYTVAHSPLIKTALFASDPNWGRILAAVGRAGVPNLDVSKIDVFLGDVCIASRGARASTYTEAQGAAVMQQEEITIRIELGRGDCSETIWTTDLSHEYVKINAEYRT